A single window of Nicotiana sylvestris chromosome 3, ASM39365v2, whole genome shotgun sequence DNA harbors:
- the LOC104223545 gene encoding uncharacterized protein: protein MADDGEDLTPFWLQNTTDLRRTDRLRHHLSSLFFNSALLLVFLLVTAIFFLVFIVPSSLSFTNSSIFRPSSVKKSWDSFNVVLVLVAVIFGFLSKNKNEDRNPNDYHQVTSPIIRNEVKKSNPSTPNSRWFNEIRNPNPTTPRTWYDNVDRNSYSNNQSNNNGGAGLRRSFSSYPDLCEVSPRWISGEDHWRFYDDTHVDTYRFSDPGQLHRRRSWREVDRSPEPDIKTIYEDPLESKKEAIFTPPSSTPPLLSPPSPPAPAPVVYEEKVKRATHSVPRKKERTRKKRENHEVEANEVVRAPVTPPPPPPPPPPPPPLPQYVEPRSSKSDRKRGGASATKEFINSLYHKKKRKNRSKSVDNFDALLHKSEPPPLHYHEWPETFITPPPPPPPSLFQNLFTSKKARRKRNAPPPPPPPPPVRAAPVRISRPNAQNDQNAPITRTPAPKPVKIRSFDSVEENSNSGGNSPLIPIPPPPPPPPFYKKNAWKFVVQGDYVRIDSTVSSRSGSPEPEDIDSAESTPTAEYVGGDRTAFAPSPLFCPSPDVNTKAENFISKFRAGLKLEKINSFNKNEGRGLSNLGPGVGPS from the coding sequence ATGGCAGATGATGGGGAAGACTTGACCCCATTTTGGCTGCAAAACACCACCGATCTCCGCCGTACCGATCGCCTCCGCCACCACCTGTCGTCTCTTTTCTTTAACTCCGCTCTCTTGCTCGTCTTTCTGTTGGTTACAGCAATTTTCTTCTTAGTTTTCATAGTTCCCTCAAGTCTCTCTTTCACAAATAGTAGTATATTTAGACCAAGCAGTGTAAAGAAAAGCTGGGATTCGTTCAATGTAGTGTTGGTTCTAGTTGCTGTGATCTTTGGTTTTCTCAGCAAAAACAAGAATGAAGACAGAAATCCCAATGACTATCATCAAGTTACTTCTCCAATTATTAGAAATGAAGTTAAGAAATCAAACCCATCAACCCCAAATAGTCGATGGTTTAATGAAATACGAAATCCAAATCCAACTACTCCTCGCACATGGTACGATAATGTGGATCGAAATTCCTATAGCAACAATCAGAGCAATAATAATGGTGGGGCTGGATTGAGGAGGAGTTTTAGTTCATATCCTGATTTATGTGAAGTGTCGCCGCGGTGGATCTCCGGCGAAGATCATTGGCGGTTCTACGACGATACTCATGTTGATACTTATCGGTTTTCGGATCCCGGTCAGCTTCATCGCCGCCGTAGCTGGAGAGAAGTCGATCGTTCTCCGGAACCTGATATTAAAACTATTTATGAAGATCCTTTAGAATCCAAAAAGGAAGCTATATTTACTCCACCATCTTCAACTCCTCCTCTGCTCTCGCCGCCGTCTCCGCCAGCTCCGGCACCAGTAGTATATGAGGAGAAGGTGAAGAGAGCAACTCATAGTGTTCCGCGTAAAAAggagagaacaaggaagaagaggGAAAATCATGAGGTAGAAGCAAATGAAGTTGTTAGGGCACCGGTgacacctcctcctcctccacctCCACCACCGCCACCGCCACCATTGCCGCAATACGTGGAGCCGAGGAGCAGTAAAAGCGATAGGAAAAGAGGTGGTGCAAGTGCTACAAAAGAGTTTATCAATTCTTTGTATcataagaagaagaggaaaaacaGGTCAAAGAGTGTCGATAATTTTGATGCTCTCCTCCATAAATCAGAACCTCCTCCTCTCCATTATCATGAATGGCCGGAAACATTCATCACTCCACCTCCGCCACCACCTCCTTCGTTGTTTCAGAACCTGTTCACATCCAAAAAAGCTAGGAGAAAGAGAAATGCGCCTccaccaccacctcctcctccGCCTGTCAGGGCGGCGCCGGTTAGGATATCAAGACCAAATGcccaaaatgaccaaaatgccccgaTCACCAGAACTCCAGCACCAAAGCCAGTGAAAATAAGAAGTTTCGACAGCGTCGAGGAGAACTCGAACAGCGGTGGGAATTCCCCATTAATACCAATTCCGCCACCGCCTCCACCGCCACCGTTCTACAAGAAGAACGCATGGAAGTTTGTGGTGCAAGGTGACTACGTGAGAATAGACAGCACCGTCAGCTCACGTTCTGGTTCGCCTGAACCTGAAGATATAGATTCAGCTGAGAGCACCCCGACGGCGGAATATGTCGGCGGTGATCGGACGGCCTTTGCGCCGTCGCCATTATTCTGTCCAAGTCCAGACGTCAACACAAAAGCTGAAAACTTCATATCAAAGTTCAGAGCTGGATTGAAGCTAGAGAAGATCAACTCCTTCAATAAAAATGAAGGCCGAGGTTTATCTAATTTGGGCCCAGGAGTAGGCCCAAGTTAG